DNA sequence from the bacterium genome:
CTTCTGCAAGGATGAACGGCATGGCGCTTGCTCTTCGTATTCAGCAGGAAACAAAAATGGAGACTTTGCTACACTATACGTGCAGAGACAGAAATATTCTTGGAATGCAGTCTGACATGCTCGGAGCAGCTGCAATTGGAATAAAAAACATTCTTGCAATTACCGGAGATCCTCCGATGGTGGGTGATTACCCTGAAGCAACTGCTGTTTTTGATGTTGATTCCATAGGCCTTACAAACCTGATTTCAAATCTTAATAAAGGTTTTGATCTCGGAGGCAAAGCTATTGGCAAGCCTACCGGTTTTTTAATTGGAGTAGGAGCGGATCCAAACAGTATAAATCCTGAAAGAGAGATAAAAAGGCTGCGCTGGAAAATTGATGCAGGTGCTGAATTTGTAATAACTCAGCCGGTTTTTGACATTGATTCTCTTGTAAAATTTATTGATAAAGTGAGTGATCTAAATATACCTTTTATTGCAGGAATATGGCCTCTTGTTAGTCTGCGGAACGCTGAGTTTATGAGAAACGAAGTTCCAGGTGTAACTATACCTGATGAAATAATTGAAAAAATGAAAAGATTTTCTGATAAACAAGACCAATTCCGAATAGGAATAGATATAGCTAAATCAATGATAGATAAAGTTAAATCATTTGTAGGCGGCGTACAGATAAGCGCACCATTCAATAAATACAGTACAGCCGTTGAAGTTGCCGGACAAGTTTTGGAGAAAGATTAGGCCTGTGCTTTATTTTATTCCGTCGGAGGTTCATTGCAGGTTAAACATGTATTGATTGATTTCATCCTTAAAGAATGGCTGTTAACCGTCTCCATTGCAAGTTTAGTATTGGCATCAATTTATACTAAAAATTTTCCGGTCTATTCAACTCAGGAATTCCAGATATTATTTATCCTGTTTGTGCTTTTTATTGTAGTCAATGGGCTTCAGCGTAGCGGTTTAATATTAAAGCTGTCTCAAAGTATCGACGAGGGTAAAGCTATACCATTAAAACTATTAATAATTACATTTTTTTTATCAATGGTAATTACAAACGATATTACCTTGATCGTGATTGTACCGCTAACTCTTGCGCTTAATATAAACCGTAAAGATATTCTTGTTATATTTGAAGCCCTATCTGCGAATGCAGGATCTGCATTAACACCATTTGGCAATCCGCAAAATCTTTTTATCTACTGGTTCTACGGATTACACCCAATTGAATTTATTGCAGCGATTGCACCACTTTCAATAATTTTTTTATTAGTCTTGTTTGCTGCATCGCTATTTATTAAAACTAACAATTCACAGATATTTTCTGAAACCAAAAAAACCGGTAAATACGCATATATTTATGGAATTCTGCTTTTGATAGTACTGTTGATAGTGCTTCATGTGCTTCCTCTTATTGCAGGGTTAATTATAATTATTTTCGTACTATTTCGGGCTTGCTGAAAATATGAAAATAATATTTGAATCACGAATAAACCATTCTGCACATATTTTCCTGTTTTCTGCATTGGTTAGCCAGGTAATGAGCAACGTTCCGGCATCTTTATTATTTGCAAAATTTACTGAAAATTGGAAGGCATTACTTTGGGGTACGAATGTCGGAGGATTTGGAAGCCTTCTTGGGTCTTTTGCCAATCTGATCGCATACAAAATTTACGTCACACATGAAAGCACAAATAATTCCAGAGCATTCACAGGGAAATTCATTCTAATAGGATATACGGCGTTTTTTATGTCAATAGGACTGTATTTTTGTTTATACGGGTTTTAATTTTATTTACAAGCATCTGAAAAATTCCAACTCAACAAGTCCCAGGGATGTCATTTCCAAAATATTTTATCGGGGAAGACTCCAGTATATCCCCGTATGGGCGTGGTATTTGTAGAACGTAAATATTAAAATTAAATTTAGTCCAGTAGTGACGGGATATTTATTCTCGATAATTTTAATAATAAGATTCCTCAGTTGTTGCTGCTCCTTCGAAATGATAGATTATAAGAAAGTAAAAATTTTGAATTTGAAGGGAAATGGATGTTGAATCTTGAATGTTGAATTAAAAAGATCCATGTCTCGTCCTGTAAAAGTTTCACTTTAGAAGGAGGTGAAAATCCTTTTCACTTTTCACTGGAAGTATTGCCGAGAAGGATTCTCAATTAGTTTGTTGATAATCGATGCATCGTTCTCATTAAAAACATTTTTCAGATAGTAAAGGCCAACCATTAAACTAATTGTTTTACTCGGCCTGCATTGATCATTAGAATAATCTTTTTTAGGCTCTTGTTCAAAAAATGACCAGCCTATTGAATCTCTGCATATGAGAAGTTTCTGCATAATATTTACTATCCGAAGAATTTCAGTTGAATTCTATGTAAATTAATGACTTGTGGATATTAAAAATTCCTACAATATTTAATTTCAAAATTTTTGCTTGTAAAAGTGCCTGAATTTTCTAACTTTGACACAAGATAAAGTGTTTTTATAGGGCATTAGTACCCCTGTTAGTGATTTTATTTTCGAAGGTCAATCACTCACTAATTAAAGCAATTAGCCCTTTTATTCTCAAAATGTCGCAATTATGAGGCAACGATTAATTTATAAAAATATCAATTCCTCTAAAGTTGTTTTATTTTAGAGTTAATGCACTGTAATGAATTTAAATGAAACAAGTTGCCTTTTATCTCAAAATATTGCAATTTAACATTATTTTTATTTAAATCAAATAAAGGAAAATATTGTTATTATCATTTTGAAGATGGAAATGCGCTTTGTTAAGTAAAATCCGGTTTATTTAAGATACTAATCTATAGGCGGAAAACAAAAGGAGTTCCGATGTTTGAAAATTTTCCAAAATTGCGTCCCCTAATGCCAAAAGAAATCAAAGACATTTACTCAGGGCTTTACAAGTCAAATCGTGAAGGTCAGACAACCGCTTCGTCATTAGCACAGAAAATGGAGTCATGGTTACATAGGCAAGTCGCAAGTGATGTAGCCAACCTACAATATCCTGAAAAAACAACATTGGAGTTAGGTGCCGGCACACTTAATCAACTGCAATATGAGCCCGTAATTTACTCATATGACATAGTTGAGCCTTTCACTGATCTCTACAAATGTTCACCTCTTGTGGGAAGGGTTAGAAATATTTACTCGGATATTTCCGAAGTACCGGACAGTTGCCGCTATGACAGAATCACTTCAGTAGCCACACTTGAACATATCTGTAATTTGCCGGAAGTGATAGCGCTGAGTGGACTTTTGTTGGCAGAAAACGGCGTGTTTCGCTCAAGCGTTCCGAGCGAAGGAACATTGCTATGGACACTAGGTTGGAAGTTGACTACTGGGTTGGAGTTCAAAATAAAATATAGGCTTGATTATGGTTTGATAATGAAGTATGAGCATGTAAACACGGCAGATGAGATTGAGGAGATATTGGAGTATTTTTTCAAAAACGTTAAATGCAAGGTATTTGGGTTATCTAAGTCAATTTCTTTTTATCGGTACTATGAATGCCGTAATCCAAGAATTGATAGATGCCGTATGTTTTCAAGAACACCGAGTGCCTAACCTGAATTTATCCAAAAAATTCACGATAAATCGGGGCACGCCAGTGGAAAAGTAACTCCGTAAGGAAATAGGATAAATTTTTTACAAGCATTCTTTAAAACTTGCACTCAGGCTTTTGCTGGAGTTTTTCATCAAACGGTGTATAAAGCCTTATCATTGAATACATTTCCTGAATTAACACTTAGCTAAACTCAGTTAGCTAAGAGCGGTTGCCTGCCGAAAATATAGAGAAAAATAATTTTAAATTTGTTGTACCGTTCCGTGTGTTCCTATTATTATTTTTCAGATTTATTTGTAAAATTTATAATCAAATGAGCATTAAACAAAATCATATTATCTCAGCCTCTTTAAATTCTCCGGAAGTGCAATATCCCTAAAATATAGATTGATTTTTACTACCGATTTTTATTATATTATAGAATATATTTAATCTTGTTTAAAAGCATAGTAAAAAATTAAATAAAACAGCAGGAATGAGAGATGGATACCTACAATTTCAAAGAAGTTGAATCAAAATGGAAAAAGATATGGGAAGAAACAGAGCTGTATAAAACTGATTTAGATGATTTGAGTAAAAAATTATACTGCCTCGTAATGTTTATCTACCCCTCAGGAGACAGGCTTCACATAGGCCACTGGTATAATTATGCACCTACTGATACCTGGGCAAGATTTAAAAAGATGCAGGGCTTCAATGTTTTTGAACCTATAGGATATGATGCTTTCGGACTGCCTGCAGAAAATTATGCAATTAAAAAGGGCGTTCATCCTGCATTATCTACTGCTGAAAATATTGACGCTATACGCAAGCAGCTTAAAGATATAGGAGCAATGTATGATTGGTCCAAAGAGATAAATACAAGTGAGCCTGAATATTATAAATGGACCCAGTGGCTGTTTCTGCAGCTGTATAAAAACGGGTTGGCATACAAGAAAAAGGCTCCTGTCAACTGGTGCCCTTCATGTAAAACAGTACTTGCAAATGAACAGGTTGTAGAGGGAAAGTGCGAGAGATGCAATTCGGAAGTTATTCAAAAAGATCTTGAGCAATGGTTCTTTAAGATTACAGATTATGCTGATAAACTTTTAGAAGGGCTGAACAGAATAGATTGGCCGGAAAAAACAATTGCAATGCAGAAAAACTGGATTGGCAGAAGTGAAGGTGCGTGGATAAAGTTCAAACTTTCTGAATATGAGGAAGGAATCGAGGTCTTTACAACCAGGCCTGATACTCTGTGGGGTGTTACATACATGGTTCTTGCACCGGAACATAAACTTGTTCGGGAAATAACAAAACCGGAATATATGAACGATGTAGAATCTTATATTAAAGATACAGGAAAATCTTCAGAGATTGAAAGGACCTCCACAGAAAAGGAGAAAACAGGTGTTTTTACAGGGGCATTCTGTATTAATCCGGTGAATGGAGAAAACGTTCCTGTGTGGATTGCAGATTATGTCCTGGCAAGCTATGGTACTGGTGCTGTTATGGCTGTACCGGCTCACGATGAAAGGGATTTTGAATTCGCCAAAAAATACAGACTGCCGATAAAAGAAGTCATAAGCCCGGACGGTAATGACCATGATGAGCTTGATGGTGCTTATACTGAAAACGGAATAATGATAAATTCAGGCCCATTCTCAGGTGTTGATTCAAAGTCCGGCAAAAAACAAGTAATAGAGTATCTTGATGAAAAAGGATGGGGCGGGGCAAGAATTAACTACAAACTCAGAGATTGGCTTATCTCGCGACAGCGTTACTGGGGTGCGCCCATACCTGTGATTTTATGCGATTCCTGCGGCACGGTACCTGTACCGGAAAAGGATATTCCTATAATACTTCCGGAAGAAGTTCAATTTAAGGAAGGCGGAGAATCCCCTCTTTTAACTAACAAAGAGTGGGTTAAAACAAAGTGCCCTGTTTGCGGAAGGGAAGCGAGGCGTGAAGTTGATACAATGGATACATTTGTATGCTCTTCATGGTACTATCTAAGATATCCTACACCTCAGTTAAGCGATAAACCATTCGATAAAGAGATTGTTTCAAAGTGGCTTCCTGTTGATCAGTATGTCGGAGGAGCGGAACATGCTGTAATGCATCTTATGTACGCAAGGTTTATTACTAAAGTTCTTTATGATTTGAAATTAATAAATTTTGACGAACCTTTTTCGCGGCTTATTCATCAGGGTGTTATAACTAATAACGGTGCAAAGATGTCAAAATCACGTGGTAATGTGATTAATCCGGACATTTATATCCAAAAATTTGGATCTGACGTTTTTCGTATGTATATAATGTTTATGGGATCATATACAGATGGGGGCGACTGGTCGGATGAAGGGATATTTGGAATACACAGATTCCTGAATAGAGTGTGGCGTTTAATACGGATGATAAAAGAAAATCCTCCAAAGGGCAATGGAACAAATAATACGGAAGAACTTGAAAGGGTCCTTCACAATTCAATTAAACATACAACAATGGATCTGGAAAGATTCCATTTTAATACATGTATAAGCAGAATTATGGAACTTGTAAACTATATGTACCTTTATGTGCAGGATATAGATTCCAAAGATCAGGAAAAAGAAGTGCTTGATTCTGCCGTCAATAATCTGATAAAGTTAATTTCTCCTTTTGCCCCTCATTTTGGCGAAGAAATGTGGAGGGAAATAGGTAACAGGGATAGTATATTTTTGTCCGAGTGGCCAAAATGGGATGAGAATAAAATCAAGGAACAAAATACAACAATAGTAGTTCAGATAAATGGAAAATTAAGAACAAAATTTACAATGCCGGTCAATTCGTCTGATGATGTTGTTAGGGAAAGAGCCCTGTCTGACGAAAGAGTGAAAAACTATACAGAAGGAAGAGAGATTAAGAAAATAATTGTAGTGAAAAATAAACTGGTAAGCATTGCTGTTGCATGAAGATTGTGAAATAATTAAAATAACATATCCTGAATATTTATGGAACATGGAGTAAAATGTATAATTACAGAAGAATGGATTGGGGATTAAGCGGAGGCATTCTTACACCGGGTGTAAAGAATCTTCTTGTTGCAAACGGAGCAGTATATCTAATAAGCTTGGTTTTTGGCCCTAAGTTTGTTTATTTTTTCGGGCTGGTACCAAAGCTTGCACTTTCCCATTTTTATATTTGGCAATTTGCAACTTATATGTTTCTGCATGGCGGCCTGTTGCATTTGATCATAAATATGTATGCTTTATGGCTTTTTGGAACTGAAGTTGAGCGTATGTGGGGCACAAAAGTATTTTACAAATACTATTTTATTACAGGAATAGGAGCGGGCATAATACATTCTCTGATACTGCCTAATTCTCTCATTCCTACAATTGGCGCTTCAGGTGCAATAATGGGTATTCTAACAGCATACGCAGTACTTTTTCCCAACCGGGAACTGACATTGCTTCTGTTTTTCATTCTTCCCATAAGAATAAGAGCAAAAACTTTGGCTCTTTTGTTTGCAGCATTTTCTCTGTTAAGCGGAGCAATGGGATCAAGAGACGGTATTGCTCATTTCGCACATCTTGGAGGTATGCTTGTAGGTTATGTATATATGAAACGTTACAGTACAATAACTCTGCTCGTGGACAAAGTTAAAGAGTGGAAAAGAAAGAGGAATATGCATGTCTACGCTGACAAACAGGAAGAACTGGAGAAATTAAGAAGATTGGTAGATAAAATTCTTGACAAGGCAAATGAAGTGGGCATGGAAAATCTTACAAAAGAAGAAAAGCGCTTTCTAAAACATGCAAGCAAAATACTGAACAAAGAACGGAAATGAGCATCAAATATGAGTAATCAAAATTGTCATTTTTGTAAATTCACTATAATATTGATACTTGTTTATATTTTTGCGGGTATGAAAAGTACAGAAGCGCAGAGTCATATTACAAAGGCATGGATAAATGTCAGATATGCCGGATCAACAAAAATATATCAAATCCCTTCCCTGATAAAGGATAATATTATTTATGCATCATTAAAAGATTTTGCAGGTGCTCTTAATCTTGGATTTTTCTCAAATAAATCAAAAAAAAAAGAAGTTGTAAGGATTGGTTCGCGTTCTATCAAAGTAACATCTTATAATCCATTTATCCTGGTTGATGATAAAGTTTATCAATTGGCATTGAATCCTATTGAAAGCAATGGTGAAATTTTTGTCCCGCTTTCACATTTTCTCGGAATTACCGCTGTTTATCTGCCGCAGAAAGTTCTGTTTGACGAAAACAGGTTGAGTCTGTCTGTTAAATTTTCTCAGTATAACATTGTTGCAGTGGATATAAGTAAAAGGGAAAATGGTTATATTGTCACACTTAAAACAACAAAGCAGTTCAAAAATTCCGACATCGCAGCATCAATAAAACACAACTGGCTTAATATTACCGTATATGGCGGAAAACTTGACTCAGCTTCTCTTTTTACAAAAATTAAAAATCAGATTGTTGATCAGATTTTGCCATTTCAGTTTAAGAAATCGGCCTATCTCTCTCTTAAACTAAACAAAAAAGTACTTAGCCGCAAAGTATATGCAGGAGAAGATGAAATAGTTATTTCTTTGAGAACGCTCTCTTCAGTTGAGGTTACCGGAGATATTCTTGATAAGCAGAGAAAGAAATGGATTATAGATACAATTATTATTGATCCAGGACACGGTGGAAGACAACCCGGATGTATTGGAAAAACAGGGATAAAAGAGAAGGAAATTACTCTCGATATTGCAAAGCGATTAAAAAAACTCCTTGAAAAAAATACAAATCTTAAAGTGCTGCTTACTCATGAAATTGATAAAACCATGGGGTTAAAGGAACGTACACAATTTGCAAACAAAAATAATGGAAAATTGTTTATAAGCATTCATGTTAATGCAACAACAAATCATAGTGCAAGAGGATTTTCAACATGGGTTCTTGGACACGGGAAAAGCAAGCAGGC
Encoded proteins:
- a CDS encoding class I SAM-dependent methyltransferase, translating into MFENFPKLRPLMPKEIKDIYSGLYKSNREGQTTASSLAQKMESWLHRQVASDVANLQYPEKTTLELGAGTLNQLQYEPVIYSYDIVEPFTDLYKCSPLVGRVRNIYSDISEVPDSCRYDRITSVATLEHICNLPEVIALSGLLLAENGVFRSSVPSEGTLLWTLGWKLTTGLEFKIKYRLDYGLIMKYEHVNTADEIEEILEYFFKNVKCKVFGLSKSISFYRYYECRNPRIDRCRMFSRTPSA
- a CDS encoding leucine--tRNA ligase, whose product is MDTYNFKEVESKWKKIWEETELYKTDLDDLSKKLYCLVMFIYPSGDRLHIGHWYNYAPTDTWARFKKMQGFNVFEPIGYDAFGLPAENYAIKKGVHPALSTAENIDAIRKQLKDIGAMYDWSKEINTSEPEYYKWTQWLFLQLYKNGLAYKKKAPVNWCPSCKTVLANEQVVEGKCERCNSEVIQKDLEQWFFKITDYADKLLEGLNRIDWPEKTIAMQKNWIGRSEGAWIKFKLSEYEEGIEVFTTRPDTLWGVTYMVLAPEHKLVREITKPEYMNDVESYIKDTGKSSEIERTSTEKEKTGVFTGAFCINPVNGENVPVWIADYVLASYGTGAVMAVPAHDERDFEFAKKYRLPIKEVISPDGNDHDELDGAYTENGIMINSGPFSGVDSKSGKKQVIEYLDEKGWGGARINYKLRDWLISRQRYWGAPIPVILCDSCGTVPVPEKDIPIILPEEVQFKEGGESPLLTNKEWVKTKCPVCGREARREVDTMDTFVCSSWYYLRYPTPQLSDKPFDKEIVSKWLPVDQYVGGAEHAVMHLMYARFITKVLYDLKLINFDEPFSRLIHQGVITNNGAKMSKSRGNVINPDIYIQKFGSDVFRMYIMFMGSYTDGGDWSDEGIFGIHRFLNRVWRLIRMIKENPPKGNGTNNTEELERVLHNSIKHTTMDLERFHFNTCISRIMELVNYMYLYVQDIDSKDQEKEVLDSAVNNLIKLISPFAPHFGEEMWREIGNRDSIFLSEWPKWDENKIKEQNTTIVVQINGKLRTKFTMPVNSSDDVVRERALSDERVKNYTEGREIKKIIVVKNKLVSIAVA
- a CDS encoding rhomboid family intramembrane serine protease, which produces MYNYRRMDWGLSGGILTPGVKNLLVANGAVYLISLVFGPKFVYFFGLVPKLALSHFYIWQFATYMFLHGGLLHLIINMYALWLFGTEVERMWGTKVFYKYYFITGIGAGIIHSLILPNSLIPTIGASGAIMGILTAYAVLFPNRELTLLLFFILPIRIRAKTLALLFAAFSLLSGAMGSRDGIAHFAHLGGMLVGYVYMKRYSTITLLVDKVKEWKRKRNMHVYADKQEELEKLRRLVDKILDKANEVGMENLTKEEKRFLKHASKILNKERK
- a CDS encoding N-acetylmuramoyl-L-alanine amidase; this encodes MKSTEAQSHITKAWINVRYAGSTKIYQIPSLIKDNIIYASLKDFAGALNLGFFSNKSKKKEVVRIGSRSIKVTSYNPFILVDDKVYQLALNPIESNGEIFVPLSHFLGITAVYLPQKVLFDENRLSLSVKFSQYNIVAVDISKRENGYIVTLKTTKQFKNSDIAASIKHNWLNITVYGGKLDSASLFTKIKNQIVDQILPFQFKKSAYLSLKLNKKVLSRKVYAGEDEIVISLRTLSSVEVTGDILDKQRKKWIIDTIIIDPGHGGRQPGCIGKTGIKEKEITLDIAKRLKKLLEKNTNLKVLLTHEIDKTMGLKERTQFANKNNGKLFISIHVNATTNHSARGFSTWVLGHGKSKQALQVAEKENSVIQFEDSPESYKDFGDAAHILNAIANSSYQKESMDLAQIVNKEMKKYTKIPMWGKGVYQAGFYVLIGAAMPRILIETAFLSNKYEERLLRTRSFRQKVAMAIFKSIKIFKKKYEQGIG